The Sulfuricurvum sp. DNA segment ACGGTATTGGTCTTGCCGCTATTCAAGTTGCACGTCCTATCCGCGCCCTGATCCTATGTATCCCCGATGAAGAGGGTGAACAAAAAAAAGAGAACCTCTTAGAGATTCTTAATCCCCTCATTAAAACTCCACAAGGGGTTACCACTTACCAAGAAGGGTGTTTAAGCGTTCCGGGATTTTATGAAGATATCGAACGTTTTGAGTCTCTTACACTTCATTACCAAGACCGACATGGAAAAGAGTGTACGTTAGAGGCAAATGAGCTGTTAGCTATCGCTATTCAGCACGAAATGGATCACCTAGAGGGGAAACTTTTCATCGAGAAACTCACCTATAATCGTCGAAAAAAGTTTGAAAAAGAGTATAAAAAAGCCCTCAAAGAAAAAAAATAATGATTTTATTGCAAATTGTCATATTTTTACCCAAATAAAATTATTTCTGTTATTGTTTTCCTACTTCATTAGAGGAGAAAAGGATGAAACAACTACTCTGTGCTACCTTCGAGGGGATTGATGCACAAACCGTCGAAGTACAATTTAGTGCTACCAAAGGGCTACCAGCATTCACCATCGTAGGGATGGCAAATACCGCTATAGCTGAATCCAAAGAGCGGGTTAAATCAGCACTTTTGAGCAATGCATTCACCTTTCCTCCCAAGCGACTTACCATTAATCTCGCCCCCAGCGATATCCGTAAAGAGGGGTCACATTTTGACCTTGCCATTGCCACCCTTATCGCCTTGGGAGAGAGTTCTGCAGCTCTCGATGATTGGTATGTATTTGGCGAACTGGGATTGGATGGAAAAGTGAGCGAAAATACCCTCCTCTACCCCATCATCCTCTCACTTGCCAATCAAGGACTCATCACCAAAGCCATCGTCCCTACCGAATCACTGGAGAAACTCTCCCGCATCCCCAATATTGCTTTTTACGGAGTAGCTACCCTCAATCAAACATTGGAAATTCTCCAGCACGACGCACCGACACCCCATACTCAAATTTCTGCTTTTACATTTCCCACATTAACCTATAACGAAAACAATTATTTCTATCACCAACACTATCCCCTCGATTTTGCAGAGATAAAAGGGCAAGAGCACGCCAAACGCGCCGCACTCATCTGCGCTGCTGGAATGCATAATCTGGTTTTAGAAGGCTCTCCTGGGAGCGGAAAATCGATGATTGCCAAACGTCTTCAACATATCCTCCCCCCACTGCACAATGATGAGATGTTAGAATGTGCTAAACTTGAAATTCTTGATGGTAAAGAGCCATCCTTTACCCCTCTACGCCCCTTTAGAGCCCCTCACCATACCTCGACACCCTCCAGTATCTTCGGTGGAGGATCGCACAAAGCACAAATCGGTGAAGTGGGATTAGCACACGGAGGGATGCTCTTTTTTGATGAACTTCCCCATTTTCCTAAAAATATCCTCGAAGCACTACGTGAACCCCTCGAAGATCAACATATCCGCATATCCCGTGTCAATTCAAAAGTGACCTATGCCGCCGATTTTCTCTTTGTTGCGGCGATGAATCCCTGTCCGTGCGGAAATTTACTCAGCAAAACGACCCCGTGCCGATGCTCCGATTTGGAAATCAGCCGTTATCGCTCACGCCTCTCCGACCCCTTTTTAGATCGAATCGATCTTTTTATCCAAATGCACCCAAGCAGTTCAGAAGACAAACCCTCCTACACCTCACAACAGCTCCACGAGCAAGTACGCAATGCTTTTATTCGTCAAAAAGAACGGGGACAGAAACGGCTGAACGGATCACTGAGTGATCGTGAAATAAGTGAGTATTGTGTGTTAGACGAGGATGCTCAAACCATTATAGATCAGGCGATAGGACGTTTTGGACTTTCATTTCGAGCCGTCGGAAGAATATTAAAAGTGGCACGAACTATTGCAGATTTAGCACAGAGTAATCGTATAGAAAAAGGGCATATTCTTGAAGCGTTGAGCTATCGAAAGCGATAGCATTTGAGGTCGCAAATTACGACCTCAAAGAATATCAAAACGTCACGACAACCCATTGGGTAATAACAAATCCACCCACAACAAGCCACAAAAACATCGATCCAGCAGTATAGAGCGGTGCAAGACCCAACCCTTTAAACTTCGCAAATCGTGTCCCCATCCCCAGTGCACTCATCGCCATGGTGAGCAAGAACGTATCGATGAGATTGATGTTGCCGATAATCCCTTTTATCATATCCGCCATTTCAACAGGGGCAGTGAGGGTATAGTTATGAATCAAAGAGTTTAATCCCGCCATACCGATAAAATAGACGGCAAACCATGGGATAACGAGCTGTAATTTTCCCCCCTCGCTACCGGAGCGTTTTGCCATCATACTCATCACCAATCCCAAAACAATCAACATTGGTGCAATCATAATAACCCGTGTCATTTTGACAATAACAGCGGTATTTGCCATGCTCTCACCCGCGCCCGGAACCGATGCGGGAACTGCAACCACTTGGGCTACTTCATGAATCGTTCCGCCGACATACATCCCAAACGTAGAGGGCTCCATGTGCAAAAAGCCCGTGGCTGGCTGAATAATCGTCGCATACAACACAGGATACAAAAACATCGAAATCGTCCCAAAAAGGACAACCATTGAAACTGCAACCGCAGTTTTATAATCTTCACTTTTAAGGACCGGTTCCGTCGCCAAAACTGCCGCTGCACCACAAACTGATGCCCCTGAAGCGGTCAAAATCGCGGTATCTCTATCCATTTTGAAAAGTTTCGTCCCCAACCAAATCCCTAACATCATAGTCGACGAGAGGACGAGCAATGAGACCATAAATCCTTGGATTCCTACTTCGGCAATTTGTTGAAACGTGATACGAAATCCATAAAATACAATCGCAAAGCGGAGGATTTTTTTACCCGAGAAAGTGATACCACCTTCCCATCCCGTCGGAGTTTTGGAGTGAAGGGTATTGGCATAAAATATCCCCAACACAATCCCGACAACCAACGGCGATATCCCCATATTTTTAACAAAACTCAAATCAGCAATCATGGTTGCTGCGGCAGCAAAAATAGCAACAAAAACAATACCGCTGAGGGTATCTTTGCGCTTTGCAGGTGAAAAAGGCATAATGCACTCCTTAAATAAAGGGCTAATTATAAGAGAAGTAAGTTAACAGCCCTCTTTTATTGTACCGTTAACTCCAATCTCGAAGCGATCAGTTTATTTGCATCGGCTGCGGATTTTTCATTGCTAACCACACTAGCACGTCCGCTTAATGCAGGATTTTGCATCAAATAATTGACAACCGTTTGTGCACGTGCGGTTGCGAGGGCATCAAGTTCCGGAGGAGCAATAACCTGATGTACGATCAATTTTTCGAGCAACGCCGCACTATAGTGTTTCACATAAGCCCCCTCTTCAGTGTATTGCGTTTTCATTGCCATACGCAACGCCTTAAGCTCAGAAGGATCAAGAGTTTTTTCTGCCGTTGCTTCAAGATACTCCATACTCATAGCTTCACGTGAGGTTCTTGCCCCTTTATTACCCATAACCGATGCAATCAGCTTTTGGATACGCAATGCTCTATCATCTTCCATACTCTCCCAGCCTCCATGAATTTTGAGGAGTAATTTCGGACGTTTTTGCATAAGTGCTGTCAATTTATCTAATTTTTCGCGCTCAGGAGGTAACAATATCGCTTCACCGGCCTCAAAATTGACACTTGAGAGGCTATCATCTTCGCTATCAAGCCCCATCAATGATCCCATAAGCTTAAACGGTGAAGTAACTGCTTTGGTAAAAAGATTCCCGATCACTTGCCATACCACTTTGCCGTATTTAAAATCAGGGCTATTCACATCCCCCTCAATCGGCAAATCAATATCAATCACCCCCTCGGAATCTTCAAGCAATGCAACCACGAGACCTAATGGCCACGGTGAACCACCAGCCTTCTCTTCACCCAGTTCAATCTGCTTAATCAACACTTTATTTTTACCGTTTAGCTTCCCTTTGTTAATAACATACCCTAGGTTGAGGTAAAGCTTCCCGCCTACAATCTTATAGCCTAAAAATTCGAGCGAATACGGAGTGTATTGCTTGATATCCAAATTATCAAAATTCACGATGATATCGGTAAAATCTTTAGGGGCTTTTGTGTTAAGCTTTCCACTCACATGGGCCATCCCATATTGATCTACCCCACCGCTTAGTTTCACATAGGTGACAACATCTTTGGTGGTTGAAATCCCTAAAATCTCCCCATTAAGATAATGAATATAGGTTTTAAATAACAACGGCAAGGAGAGGTCACTAAAGGTTGCACTCCCATTATTGACAACAAATTTGATAATATCAACCCCAAATGGGTTTTTGGTTTGTTGCTTTGGTGTGTTTGACTCTTTTGATATTTTAGAGAGGGTTGAGAAATTGAGTGTTTTATTTGCATCAATCAGAGCATTTGCATAC contains these protein-coding regions:
- a CDS encoding YeiH family protein, which codes for MPFSPAKRKDTLSGIVFVAIFAAAATMIADLSFVKNMGISPLVVGIVLGIFYANTLHSKTPTGWEGGITFSGKKILRFAIVFYGFRITFQQIAEVGIQGFMVSLLVLSSTMMLGIWLGTKLFKMDRDTAILTASGASVCGAAAVLATEPVLKSEDYKTAVAVSMVVLFGTISMFLYPVLYATIIQPATGFLHMEPSTFGMYVGGTIHEVAQVVAVPASVPGAGESMANTAVIVKMTRVIMIAPMLIVLGLVMSMMAKRSGSEGGKLQLVIPWFAVYFIGMAGLNSLIHNYTLTAPVEMADMIKGIIGNINLIDTFLLTMAMSALGMGTRFAKFKGLGLAPLYTAGSMFLWLVVGGFVITQWVVVTF
- a CDS encoding YifB family Mg chelatase-like AAA ATPase, translated to MKQLLCATFEGIDAQTVEVQFSATKGLPAFTIVGMANTAIAESKERVKSALLSNAFTFPPKRLTINLAPSDIRKEGSHFDLAIATLIALGESSAALDDWYVFGELGLDGKVSENTLLYPIILSLANQGLITKAIVPTESLEKLSRIPNIAFYGVATLNQTLEILQHDAPTPHTQISAFTFPTLTYNENNYFYHQHYPLDFAEIKGQEHAKRAALICAAGMHNLVLEGSPGSGKSMIAKRLQHILPPLHNDEMLECAKLEILDGKEPSFTPLRPFRAPHHTSTPSSIFGGGSHKAQIGEVGLAHGGMLFFDELPHFPKNILEALREPLEDQHIRISRVNSKVTYAADFLFVAAMNPCPCGNLLSKTTPCRCSDLEISRYRSRLSDPFLDRIDLFIQMHPSSSEDKPSYTSQQLHEQVRNAFIRQKERGQKRLNGSLSDREISEYCVLDEDAQTIIDQAIGRFGLSFRAVGRILKVARTIADLAQSNRIEKGHILEALSYRKR
- the def gene encoding peptide deformylase, yielding MKLPIITYPDKQLKSVSKEVTNFDTELHTFLDDMFETMMGNNGIGLAAIQVARPIRALILCIPDEEGEQKKENLLEILNPLIKTPQGVTTYQEGCLSVPGFYEDIERFESLTLHYQDRHGKECTLEANELLAIAIQHEMDHLEGKLFIEKLTYNRRKKFEKEYKKALKEKK